In Xenopus tropicalis strain Nigerian chromosome 5, UCB_Xtro_10.0, whole genome shotgun sequence, one genomic interval encodes:
- the dlk2 gene encoding protein delta homolog 2 isoform X1 has product MSTSWHFCWHFPHSLWSLLLLFVSVTSCNSLDTPCAPLLRTLLTMLCWFRLLLPAVSLLLALHWVSAQADECSERCDLYHGHCDQDRMCRCDPGWDGEFCEDCVRMPGCAHGSCHQPWQCMCHNGWAGKFCDKDLHLCNHSDPCQNQGECLIDHDGEFSCICPEPFYGRTCELKRGPCEKAGFPCLNGGSCHDRSGFANTFTCRCLAGYTGELCQMDVDDCLMRPCANGATCHDGINRFSCECPSGFQGRFCTINIDDCAGQPCQNNGRCYDRVGDYECYCPEGFMGKSCEIPIPKPTWDEELRASTKDSETAHERSRVTRPPLVRTLDTGRKSQGTISVKEVVMQVERSLTTLQLVLVIVFGTITGIAIFSTITVVLVYRNRSARQTAHHGYGLSAAKTQYQECQGSSPDHRKTTEL; this is encoded by the exons ATGAGCACAAGTTGGCACTTCTGTTGGCACTTCCCTCACTCACTATGGAGTCTGCTGCTTCTCTTTGTGTCTGTGACCTCCTGTAACTCCCTGGACACTCCCTGCGCCCCCCTACTGAGG ACTCTGCTGACCATGCTCTGCTGGTTCCGGCTCCTGCTCCCTGCCGTGTCTTTGCTTCTGGCTCTGCATTGGGTTTCTGCGCAAG CCGACGAGTGCAGTGAGCGCTGTGATCTCTATCACGGACACTGTGACCAGGACAGAATGTGCAG GTGTGACCCTGGCTGGGACGGGGAGTTCTGCGAGGACTGTGTGAGGATGCCAGGCTGTGCCCATGGATCATGCCACCAACCCTGGCAATGTATGTGCCACAACGGCTGGGCTGGCAAGTTCTGTGATAAAG ACCTGCACTTGTGCAACCATTCGGACCCCTGCCAGAACCAGGGCGAGTGCCTCATCGACCACGACGGGGAATTTTCCTGTATCTGCCCAGAGCCTTTCTATGGCAGGACCTGTGAGCTGAAGAGGGGGCCGTGCGAGAAAGCAGG ATTTCCGTGCCTGAATGGAGGAAGTTGCCACGACCGCAGCGGCTTTGCGAACACCTTCACTTGCCGGTGCCTGGCCGGATACACCGGGGAGCTTTGCCAGATGGATGTGGACGACTGCCTGATGCGACCTTGCGCCAACGGGGCGACGTGTCACGACGGAATCAATCGCTTCTCGTGCGAGTGCCCATCTGGCTTCCAGGGGCGGTTCTGCACCATCAACATCGATGACTGTGCGGGGCAGCCGTGCCAGAACAATGGGCGGTGCTATGACCGTGTGGGGGACTACGAATGCTACTGCCCAGAGGGCTTCATGGGAAAGTCTTGTGAGATTCCCATCCCCAAACCTACGTGGGACGAGGAGCTGCGGGCGTCGACTAAAGACAGTGAAACCGCGCACGAGCGCAGCCGGGTCACTCGCCCACCGCTGGTCAGAACGTTGGATACTGGCCGAAAGAGCCAGGGCACCATCTCAGTCAAGGAGGTGGTGATGCAGGTGGAGAGGAGTCTGACCACGTTGCAGCTGGTACTTGTGATCGTGTTTGGAACTATAACTGGCATTGCCATCTTCTCCACCATTACCGTAGTCCTGGTGTATAGGAACAGAAGTGCCAGGCAGACTGCCCATCATGGCTACGGTTTATCAGCGGCAAAGACACAATATCAGGAATGCCAGGGCTCCTCCCCCGACCATCGTAAAACCACAGAGTTGTGA
- the dlk2 gene encoding protein delta homolog 2 isoform X2 produces MLCWFRLLLPAVSLLLALHWVSAQADECSERCDLYHGHCDQDRMCRCDPGWDGEFCEDCVRMPGCAHGSCHQPWQCMCHNGWAGKFCDKDLHLCNHSDPCQNQGECLIDHDGEFSCICPEPFYGRTCELKRGPCEKAGFPCLNGGSCHDRSGFANTFTCRCLAGYTGELCQMDVDDCLMRPCANGATCHDGINRFSCECPSGFQGRFCTINIDDCAGQPCQNNGRCYDRVGDYECYCPEGFMGKSCEIPIPKPTWDEELRASTKDSETAHERSRVTRPPLVRTLDTGRKSQGTISVKEVVMQVERSLTTLQLVLVIVFGTITGIAIFSTITVVLVYRNRSARQTAHHGYGLSAAKTQYQECQGSSPDHRKTTEL; encoded by the exons ATGCTCTGCTGGTTCCGGCTCCTGCTCCCTGCCGTGTCTTTGCTTCTGGCTCTGCATTGGGTTTCTGCGCAAG CCGACGAGTGCAGTGAGCGCTGTGATCTCTATCACGGACACTGTGACCAGGACAGAATGTGCAG GTGTGACCCTGGCTGGGACGGGGAGTTCTGCGAGGACTGTGTGAGGATGCCAGGCTGTGCCCATGGATCATGCCACCAACCCTGGCAATGTATGTGCCACAACGGCTGGGCTGGCAAGTTCTGTGATAAAG ACCTGCACTTGTGCAACCATTCGGACCCCTGCCAGAACCAGGGCGAGTGCCTCATCGACCACGACGGGGAATTTTCCTGTATCTGCCCAGAGCCTTTCTATGGCAGGACCTGTGAGCTGAAGAGGGGGCCGTGCGAGAAAGCAGG ATTTCCGTGCCTGAATGGAGGAAGTTGCCACGACCGCAGCGGCTTTGCGAACACCTTCACTTGCCGGTGCCTGGCCGGATACACCGGGGAGCTTTGCCAGATGGATGTGGACGACTGCCTGATGCGACCTTGCGCCAACGGGGCGACGTGTCACGACGGAATCAATCGCTTCTCGTGCGAGTGCCCATCTGGCTTCCAGGGGCGGTTCTGCACCATCAACATCGATGACTGTGCGGGGCAGCCGTGCCAGAACAATGGGCGGTGCTATGACCGTGTGGGGGACTACGAATGCTACTGCCCAGAGGGCTTCATGGGAAAGTCTTGTGAGATTCCCATCCCCAAACCTACGTGGGACGAGGAGCTGCGGGCGTCGACTAAAGACAGTGAAACCGCGCACGAGCGCAGCCGGGTCACTCGCCCACCGCTGGTCAGAACGTTGGATACTGGCCGAAAGAGCCAGGGCACCATCTCAGTCAAGGAGGTGGTGATGCAGGTGGAGAGGAGTCTGACCACGTTGCAGCTGGTACTTGTGATCGTGTTTGGAACTATAACTGGCATTGCCATCTTCTCCACCATTACCGTAGTCCTGGTGTATAGGAACAGAAGTGCCAGGCAGACTGCCCATCATGGCTACGGTTTATCAGCGGCAAAGACACAATATCAGGAATGCCAGGGCTCCTCCCCCGACCATCGTAAAACCACAGAGTTGTGA
- the abcc10 gene encoding multidrug resistance-associated protein 7, which produces MEDAVAQLCGSQPADPMPVWIKGHIGICFNQLVLSSIPHLIFALTSACHAGAHRRSSQCHLNPLWVCRMAVSFTASLLILTDMVLGCLFPWQVPYTVEMLCGGVACLSWITHFLALLSLRKAWCSQPRGPVTLMLPVLLLIPTLVITLMGFLQDGATSQPLHPILLSRFCLLCLRLCCIFVYLGAFLLGLRCFRPSLSLSVNADDDDESPLLTSFYTPERQHPAEDGESWLSRFFYLWLNPLLRQGARGGLKHPGDVLLLPHCLGTARICQHFQSKSSSTILRLLPTLHASFGARYYALGLLKLGAVTLAFLGPLLLNLLVNFMEAADEPLSWGILYTLGLFSSCFLAALLQNQFTHEVNKLILAVRASVLTSVYRKAIRGVGTGLAGFSKGEIVNFMSTDADRISNFCRSFHEVWSLPLQFSVTLYLLYLQVGIAFLGGLGLAVLLLPINKVIANRIVDYNSDLLNHKDARVKLMTELLSGMRVVKFYTWEKHFAEAVTSLREKELRSLRALKMLDAVCVYLWAALPVLISIITFITYVLLGHQLTAAKVFTALALVGMLILPLNNFPWVLNGVLEAKVSLERIQLFMDLPEQDLLNYYSQEPPADPSSALELRSAAFSWMPEESEDSGSLQLFIEHLSVQKGVLVGVVGKVGCGKSSLLAALTGELSRSGGELFASHQELGFGFAAQEPWIQFATIRENILFGKEFNGKLYQGVLEACALNDDLSILPSGDQTEVGENGVTLSGGQKARLALARAVYQDKDIYLLDDPLAAVDADVAAHLMEKCILGILKNKTRILCTHRTELLDKADIVLLMEGGKMVGSGTPDKILPLVESSRNRGSRGQTQMNHISQAAEQSLEEDEEEAENEGNPIQPITAEVGQEEKQEGAVALQVYWAYWKAVGGCLAGSVLLALFLMQASRNISDWWLSHWISSLQDSPRNVSLTNLTPSSFPSASLLLFSQGGLVSPISSVHSAEKNSSLDITFYLSVYGGIAVANSIFTALRAFLFALGTVHAAVVIHRRLLSSVLQATVSFFDSTPIGRIINRFSSDLYCVDDSLPFVLNIFLAFTFGLLGMLVMISYGLPWILPVLLPLCLLYYYLQRFYRHSSRELKRLQSITLSPIYTHFSETLTGLTTIRATRHADRFEAECVSRLEVNQRCMFASNAAVQWLDIRLQMIGVMVVAAISVIAIIQHQRKSGDPGLVGLALSYALSITGILSGLISSFTQTEAMMVSVERTEEYSTTLPSESAEGSLQVELDWPTNGHIEFRNVVLCYRLGLPNALDGISFTISPGEKIGIVGRTGSGKSTLFLALFRMMELKEGSILIDNVPSHLLNLELLRSRLAIIPQDAFLFSGSVRVNLDPLSYHTDVEILKVLDQCHLQDVVRRIGGLDADVGDRGKNFSLGQRQLLCLARALLTHAKILCIDEATASVDHQTDELLQRTIRERFRERTVLTIAHRLNTIMDSDRVLVMHAGKLVELDSPANLSKREDSNFYRLIHSGQL; this is translated from the exons ATGGAGGATGCAGTGGCGCAGCTCTGTGGGTCCCAGCCAGCAGACCCCATGCCTGTCTGGATAAAAGGACATATTGGCATCTGCTTCAACCAGCTGGTTTTAAGCTCTATACCACACCTGATCTTTGCCCTAACCAGCGCTTGCCATGCTGGTGCCCACAG ACGCAGTTCTCAGTGCCACCTGAACCCTCTCTGGGTGTGTAGAATGGCAGTTTCCTTCACGGCTAGTTTGCTTATCTTGACCGATATGGTCCTTGGATGCCTTTTCCCTTGGCAAGTCCCTTATACTGTGGAAATGTTGTGTGGGGGAGTGGCCTGTCTATCATGGATCACTCATTTCCTGGCACTTCTCAGCCTCAGAAAGGCATGGTGCAGCCAGCCCAGAGGCCCCGTCACCCTTATGCTGCCAGTTCTTCTCCTCATTCCAACCCTGGTGATCACTCTGATGGGCTTCCTGCAAGACGGGGCAACCAGCCAACCTTTACATCCCATACTCCTTAGTCGTTTCTGCCTGTTATGCCTTCGTCTTTGTTGCATTTTTGTGTATCTAGGAGCCTTTCTGTTGGGTTTGAGGTGCTTCAGACCCTCTTTGTCGCTGTCTGTCaatgctgatgatgatgatgagtcTCCTCTTCTCACCTCCTTCTACACCCCAGAAAGACAGCATCCAGCAGAAGATGGTGAGAGTTGGCTGTCTCGTTTCTTCTACCTCTGGTTGAATCCACTTCTGAGACAGGGGGCACGAGGAGGCCTCAAACATCCTGGGGATGTATTGCTCCTACCTCATTGTCTTGGAACTGCAAGAATCTGTCAGCACTTTCAGTCCAAGAGTTCCTCAACTATCCTGAGGCTCTTACCGACTTTGCACGCAAGCTTTGGAGCACGTTATTATGCGCTGGGACTCCTGAAGCTGGGAGCCGTCACCCTTGCCTTCCTTGGGCCTCTTCTGCTGAATCTCTTGGTGAACTTTATGGAGGCGGCAGACGAACCCCTGAGTTGGGGCATACTTTACACTTTAGGGCTGTTCTCCAGTTGTTTCCTGGCAGCCTTGTTGCAGAACCAGTTCACACATGAAGTGAATAAGCTGATTCTGGCTGTAAGAGCCTCTGTGCTCACAAGTGTTTACCGCAAGGCAATACGTGGTGTTGGCACAGGCCTGGCCGGCTTCTCGAAGGGTGAAATTGTGAATTTTATGAGTACCGACGCAGACCGTATCTCCAACTTCTGTCGTAGCTTCCATGAAGTGTGGAGCCTCCCGTTGCAGTTCTCTGTTACTCTTTACCTCCTTTACCTTCAGGTGGGCATTGCCTTCCTTGGGGGACTGGGCTTGGCTGTGCTGCTTCTGCCCATCAACAAAGTTATTGCCAACCGCATTGTTGACTACAACAGTGATCTGCTGAACCACAAGGATGCTCGTGTTAAG TTGATGACTGAGCTCCTCTCAGGGATGCGTGTGGTGAAATTTTACACATGGGAGAAGCACTTCGCTGAGGCTGTGACTTCCCTTCGAGAAAAGGAACTTCGCAGTCTCCGTGCCCTCAAAATGCTGGATGCCGTGTGTGTCTACCTGTGGGCCGCTCTGCCTGTGCTCATCTCTATCATCACCTTCATCACTTACGTACTGCTGGGGCACCAACTCACTGCTGCCAAG GTCTTCACTGCTCTGGCCCTAGTCGGGATGCTGATTTTACCCCTTAATAACTTCCCCTGGGTGCTGAATGGAGTTTTGGAGGCCAAAGTCTCTTTAGAGCGTATCCAGCTGTTCATGGATTTGCCTGAGCAGGACCTCCTGAATTACTACAGCCAAG AGCCCCCTGCAGACCCATCCTCGGCCCTGGAGCTGCGCAGTGCTGCCTTTTCTTGGATGCCAGAAGAATCTGAAGACTCTGGATCTCTCCAGCTTTTTATCGAACACCTTTCTGTGCAGAAG GGTGTACTGGTTGGTGTTGTCGGCAAAGTTGGTTGTGGTAAAAGCTCGTTGTTGGCAGCACTGACAGGAGAATTGAGCAG atcagGAGGGGAGCTGTTTGCCTCCCATCAGGAACTGGGTTTTGGTTTTGCAGCTCAGGAACCATGGATCCAGTTCGCTACCATTAGGGAGAACATATTATTTGGGAAAGAATTTAATGGAAAACTTTATCAAGGTGTTCTAGAAGCATGTGCGCTGAATGATGATCTAAGC ATTCTGCCATCCGGAGATCAGACCGAAGTTGGGGAGAATGGTGTTACCCTGAGTGGGGGACAGAAGGCCCGCTTGGCTTTGGCCAGAGCTGTTTACCAG GACAAGGATATTTATCTCCTTGATGATCCATTGGCCGCCGTAGATGCTGATGTTGCTGCTCATCTCATGGAGAAATGCATCCTGGGTATTCTAAAGAACAAGACCAGAATCCTTTGCACACACAGGACTGAGCTGTTGGACAAAGCAGATATAGTGTTGCTGATGGAGGGGGGGAAGATGGTGGGCAGCG GTACCCCAGACAAAATCCTACCTCTGGTGGAAAGCTCCCGAAACCGAGGGTCTCGTGGACAGACACAAATGAATCATATCTCTCAAGCAG CTGAACAGAGCCTGGAGGAAGATGAAGAGGAGGCAGAAAATGAAGGTAACCCCATCCAACCTATTACTGCAGAAGTGGGCCAGGAGGAGAAGCAAGAAGGTGCTGTTGCCCTGCAGGTTTACTGGGCATACTGGAAAGCAGTAGGAGGTTGTCTTGCTGGCTCAGTACTTCTGGCGCTGTTTCTGATGCAGG CCTCAAGAAACATATCTGATTGGTGGCTGTCACACTGGATCTCCAGTCTACAGGATTCCCCTAGAAATGTGTCCCTTACAAACCTGACCCCTTCTTCCTTTCCATCTGCATCACTGCTTCTCTTCTCCCAGGGTGGGCTTGT ATCCCCCATCAGCTCAGTTCATTCTGCAGAGAAGAACAGCTCTCTGGATATCACCTTCTACCTCTCAGTGTATGGGGGGATTGCCGTAGCGAACTCCATCTTTACTGCCTTACGGGCCTTTCTCTTTGCCTTGGGCACCGTACATGCAGCTGTCGTAATCCATAGGCGTCTGCTGAGCAGCGTCTTACAG GCCACAGTTAGTTTCTTCGATAGCACACCCATAGGCCGGATCATTAACCGCTTCTCCTCGGACCTGTACTGTGTGGATGACTCTCTGCCTTTTGTCCTCAATATATTCCTGGCCTTTACGTTCGGCTTGCTGGGAATGCTGGTTATGATCAGTTACGGCCTGCCGTGGATCCTGCCGGTACTTCTCCCGCTCTGTTTGCTGTACTATTACCTACAGCGCTTTTACAGACACTCCTCCCGCGAGCTGAAGAGGCTGCAAAGCATAACTCTGTctcccatatacacacatttCTCTGAGACGCTGACTGGACTTACCACAATTCGAGCGACTCGCCATGCGGACCG GTTTGAGGCTGAGTGTGTGTCTCGGCTGGAGGTTAATCAGCGCTGCATGTTTGCCAGTAATGCAGCCGTGCAGTGGTTAGACATCCGTCTGCAGATGATTGGGGTCATGGTGGTGGCAGCTATTTCCGTTATTGCTATAATCCAGCACCAGAGAAAATCAGGGGATCCAG GTCTGGTGGGACTGGCTCTGTCCTATGCTCTCTCTATCACCGGCATCCTCTCcggcctcatttcctccttcacCCAAACAGAAGCCATGATGGTGAGTGTGGAGAGAACAGAGGAATATTCCACTACTCTCCCCTCTGAGTCGGCAGAAGGTTCCCTGCAG GTAGAATTGGACTGGCCCACTAACGGTCATATTGAGTTCAGGAACGTGGTTCTGTGCTATCGCCTGGGGCTTCCCAACGCACTGGACGGTATCAGTTTCACCATCTCTCCAGGGGAAAAGATTGGGATTGTGGGTAGAACCGGCTCTGGGAAGTCCACTCTGTTCCTGGCGCTGTTCCGAATGATGGAGCTGAAGGAGGGGAGTATTCTGATTGACAACGTACCCTCCCACCTGCTGAATCTGGAATTGCTGCG GTCCCGGCTGGCTATTATTCCCCAGGATGCTTTCTTGTTCAGTGGGAGTGTCCGCGTCAACCTGGATCCTCTGTCTTATCACACAGATGTGGAAATTCTCAAAGTTCTGGATCAGTGTCACCTTCAGGATGTAGTGAGGCGCAttg GTGGCCTGGATGCTGACGTTGGAGACAGAGGGAAAAACTTCTCTCTAGGACAGAGGCAACTCCTGTGCCTCGCCAGAGCCCTCCTTACCCATGCCAAG ATTCTGTGCATAGATGAGGCCACGGCGAGTGTGGATCACCAGACAGACGAGCTTCTGCAGAGAACTATCCGGGAGAGGTTCCGAGAGCGCACGGTGCTGACCATTGCACACAg GCTGAACACTATAATGGACTCCGACCGAGTGCTGGtgatgcatgctgggaaattGGTTGAACTGGACTCCCCAGCAAACCTCAGCAAAAGGGAAGACTCTAATTTCTACCGACTAATACACAGCGGGCAGCTATAA